A stretch of the Hippocampus zosterae strain Florida chromosome 18, ASM2543408v3, whole genome shotgun sequence genome encodes the following:
- the dusp11 gene encoding RNA/RNP complex-1-interacting phosphatase, which yields MPRYGRKNPIPDRWLDYKAVGKRLGGTRFVAFKVPLKQSLNRGLEPAQVFGPWELLDAMQEDQQELGLVIDLTFTTRYYGPQDLPTSLRCVKIPTEGHVVPADGHILAFKQAVRQFLRDNIHNDKLIGVHCTHGLNRTGYMICRYLIDVDEMDPAKAIKLFNSSRGHNMERSNYIDDLLTGPRRSNEGIDDHPPTSVPGQAVNRTPAAGSAPAGGRRCRYGHRFAQALRRQVHAHTQSSELQVCFSPRDDGGRRKSHCNC from the exons ATGCCCCGCTACGGCCGAAAAAATCCAATTCCGGACAG ATGGCTGGACTACAAGGCGGTGGGAAAGCGACTCGGCGGGactcgttttgtggctttcaagGTTCCTCTCAAGCAG tctctaAACCGAGGCCTAGAGCCCGCTCAGGTCTTCGGACCGTGGGAGCTGTTGGACGCCATGCAGGAAGACCAACAAGAACTGGGACTTGTTATTGACCTGACCTTCACCACGCGCTACTACGGGCCCCAG GACCTCCCAACTTCACTACGCTGTGTCAAGATCCCCACGGAGGGTCACGTGGTCCCCGCCGACGGTCACATCCTGGCCTTTAAACAAGCCGTTCGCCAATTCCTTCGAGATAACATACACAACG ACAAGCTGATCGGTGTCCACTGCACGCACGGACTCAACCGTACTGGCTACATGATTTGCAG GTATCTCATAGACGTGGACGAGATGGATCCTGCCAAGGCCATAAAAT tgtttaaCTCGAGTCGCGGTCACAACATGGAGAGAAGCAACTACATCGATGACCTTCTCACTGGCCCACGGAGAAG CAACGAGGGCATAGACGATCATCCGCCAACGTCGGTGCCTGGACAAGCCGTCAATCGGACACCGGCTGCCGGTAGCGCGCCTGCAGGCGGCCGTCGGTGCAGGTACGGGCACCGGTTTGCGCAGGCTCTAAGGCGTCAagttcacgctcacactcagtcATCGGAGCTACAAGTGTGCTTCTCACCAAGGGATGACGGGGGCAGACGGAAAAGCCATTGTAATTGCTAA